A window from Cryptomeria japonica chromosome 1, Sugi_1.0, whole genome shotgun sequence encodes these proteins:
- the LOC131027783 gene encoding gibberellic acid methyltransferase 2, translating into MENGGMENHSRPSESKSMKSHAQLHGVLHMYSGNGDSSYAENSTRQRHVFHVLQPLFKALIEKLRIPKEGPIRIADLGCATGLNTISDINFVTRTLTNLCIGSELAVPQFQAFHSDLPSNDFNGLFRLLDRTNCPYFVAGVPGSFYNILFPNSSIHVCFSIMALHWISEVPEAVVHKDSPFYNRGKVWVNRGRQDIADIYSKQSQKDLTTFMKCRAVEIAPGGILFLCFMGRPDNSPPTQQVSVEGEFCGQDFEDAWDDLVTQGIVRLDLRDSFNLPWYFPNSIELRNAVEESGAFEIETVEVCQGVPSMSEETFEQWVKEPNIFGKMKANLVKSFVGSLVEAHIGIESSEMLFQRFEQRAAEHLRSSPPSRFITCTVASLIRK; encoded by the exons ATGGAGAATGGTGGCATGGAGAATCACAGCAGGCCTAGTGAATCAAAGAGCATGAAATCCCATGCTCAGTTGCATGGAGTTCTCCACATGTACTCAGGCAATGGGGATTCAAGCTATGCAGAGAACTCTACAAGACAGAGGCATGTTTTTCATGTTCTGCAGCCTCTGTTTAAGGCACTCATTGAGAAGCTCAGAATTCCCAAGGAGGGTCCTATCAGAATTGCAGATCTTGGGTGTGCTACTGGTCTCAACACCATATCAGATATAAATTTTGTCACAAGGACATTGACAAATCTGTGCATTGGATCAGAATTAGCAGTGCCACAGTTCCAAGCTTTTCACTCTGATTTGCCATCCAATGACTTTAATGGGTTGTTCAGACTGTTGGACAGGACTAATTGTCCATATTTTGTAGCTGGGGTGCCTGGGTCTTTCTACAATATCCTCTTTCCGAACTCAAGCATTCATGTATGCTTCTCTATCATGGCCCTCCATTGGATTTCAGAG GTTCCTGAGGCTGTTGTGCATAAGGATTCACCCTTCTACAATAGAGGAAAAGTGTGGGTCAATAGAGGCAGGCAGGATATTGCAGATATATACTCAAAGCAATCTCAGAAAGATCTCACCACTTTCATGAAGTGTAGAGCAGTGGAGATAGCGCCAGGAGGCATATTGTTTCTTTGTTTCATGGGGAGACCAGATAATTCACCCCCAACACAACAAGTTTCAGTGGAAGGGGAATTCTGTGGTCAGGACTTTGAAGATGCATGGGATGATCTTGTCACACAG GGCATTGTCAGATTGGACTTAAGAGACTCATTTAATCTTCCATGGTACTTCCCAAATTCAATTGAGCTGAGAAATGCAGTTGAAGAGAGTGGTGCTTTTGAGATAGAGACAGTTGAAGTATGTCAAGGGGTGCCAAGCATGTCTGAGGAGACATTTGAGCAGTGGGTGAAGGAGCCAAATATTTTTGGAAAGATGAAGGCAAATCTGGTTAAGAGTTTTGTGGGCAGTTTAGTTGAGGCCCACATTGGTATTGAGAGCTCAGAGATGCTTTTCCAAAGGTTTGAACAGAGAGCTGCAGAACACCTCCGTTCCTCTCCTCCTTCAAGATTTATCACCTGCACTGTTGCCTCCCTCATCAGAAAGTAG